A window of Drosophila subobscura isolate 14011-0131.10 chromosome E, UCBerk_Dsub_1.0, whole genome shotgun sequence contains these coding sequences:
- the LOC117892636 gene encoding uncharacterized protein LOC117892636 isoform X1, with product MDVDYANINGTSDRELATRMRSCNYEKYKSLVRMHLSFELELNTDEFDLPCHEIVYEDKGKLKKWNRLSKKNRGPASGCTAAAGSKSAGNSPTETLQQQIDAGFLMHLGELKDFLMLNKNLTQEGLFRKTGAVSRQNELRMHIQHDLPLDLELTGFSAHDCATVFKSFLAELPEPLLTDALYPAHLQIAPLCQSLIGGQMAATAERQQHILNSVQLLLLLLPEEHRELLHHIIEMLHAVAEREAINKMSAENLATLFTPHLICPRQLPPEVLHYTAKNMSSIVSYMIRQGLEIFEVPGKLATDIRVYFLERKRKKTMSPEQTLDESISDVSTVNTMYTSVDRAATAAANNSNNTDTELAQLYAHIQSLPESSKKRRLIKQFNKQNGQGTPLQVVVMNRLKNNEATRSAKSLGDSIKKHIFHKSLMSRTPKRAPPSFNTEVRTPNLSHVKQPKLRVLFQSPTPPTPTSSKGASATAATSIATNPLHQLQKSISSTSLKIETSSSDSSSSCSISASGTRQQSNQLPGGVSAVQEEEEQDEIDVSCCGTPLKMMSAAAKQLIDKKSVAFDEYHLYEIEEYSNPCTPVQQSTRYKSEPNLSSILPQVPGEELSHGDGALTPIVEVSSSMAASCSSHHMGKLITRKLMKGVSMGNLRFPFSTPETTKRLVRSVSATLRRRPSGDEGKHCPSAADAPLLEDVDGSDDDDDDGNGEDDDDDTLSESNGSSNELPAMTVGYQQILQSSVYRNMDLITSTPALHMGRRSMSPITKSTQRMPKSMQESIMTPRSRKPVMLLNALGGNGDKQLNLSLSEQDEHDSLAGTPVKQREPPSLHSEDATSLGGYAEILRHQQGHGLLRSRQRTCSSSNSNEESKPPNALSSDFKDYLLTRSVLTASPADLSFASRSDDFGGASTTQDIDDFDEAELSPSLLYCLDGNEPAAMASPLGNASATNGRKRSAGTPLKCQLIADDAENKENMNVLEEHVRTKKLLITSPEEYPGETAL from the exons ATGGACGTGGACTACGCAAACATCAATGGAACCAGCGACCGCGAACTGGCGACACGCATGCGCAGCTGCAATTACGAAAAGTACAAATCTCTGGTGCGCATGCACCTCTCCTTCGAGCTGGAGCTAAACACCGACGA GTTCGACTTGCCGTGCCACGAAATCGTCTACGAAGACAAGGGTAAGCTGAAAAAGTGGAATCGCTTGTCAAAGAAGAATCGCGGTCCTGCCTCAGGTTGCACGGCTGCGGCAGGAAGTAAGTCGGCGGGCAACAGTCCCACGGaaacgctgcagcagcaaatcgatGCAGGATTCCTGATGCATCTGGGGGAGCTAAAAGATTTTCTCATGCTAAACAAGA ATCTCACCCAGGAGGGACTGTTCCGCAAGACAGGAGCCGTCTCTAGGCAGAACGAGCTGAGGATGCACATCCAACACGACCTGCCACTGGATTTGGAGTTGACAGGATTCTCGGCCCACGACTGTGCGACCGTTTTCAAGAGCTTCCTGGCCGAGTTGCCGGAGCCCTTGCTTACTGACGCCCTCTATCCAGCACATTTGCAGATAGCGCCGCTATGCCAGTCACTGATCGGTGGTCAGATGGCGGCTACCGCAGAGCGTCAGCAGCATATCCTCAACTCggtgcagctgctccttctcctgctgcccgAAGAGCATCGCGAGCTGCTGCATCACATTATTGAAATGCTCCATGCGGTGGCCGAACGCGAGGCGATCAACAAGATGTCCGCAGAGAATCTGGCTACCTTGTTTACGCCGCACCTCATCTGCCCCAGGCAACTGCCGCCTGAAGTGCTCCACTACACCGCGAAAAATATGTCCAGCATTGTGTCTTACATGATTCGGCAGGGCCTGGAGATCTTCGAGGTGCCCGGCAAGCTGGCCACCGACATTCGGGTGTACTTTCTTGAGCGCAAACGCAAGAAAACCATGTCACCGGAGCAAACGCTCGACGAATCCATCTCGGACGTCTCGACGGTCAACACGATGTACACTTCTGTAGATCGTGCCGCCACTGCAGcggccaacaacagcaacaacacggACACTGAGCTGGCGCAGCTGTACGCTCACATTCAGAGCCTGCCGGAGTCCTCCAAGAAGCGTCGACTCATCAAGCAGTTCAACAAGCAAAACGGACAAG GCACTCCGCTGCAGGTCGTCGTAATGAATCGTCTGAAGAACAACGAGGCCACTCGCAGTGCCAAGTCTTTGGGGGACTCGATCAAAAAGCACATCTTCCACAAGAGTCTCATGTCGCGTACACCCAAGAGAGCTCCGCCCAGCTTTAACACGGAGGTGAGG ACGCCTAATCTGTCGCATGTGAAGCAGCCGAAACTGCGTGTGCTGTTCCAGAGTCCCACACCACCGACACCCACCTCATCGAAGGGTGCAAGCGCGACCGCCGCCACCTCCATTGCTACTAACCCCTTGCATCAGCTTCAGAAATCCATCTCATCCACATCGCTCAAAATCGAGACCTCGTCCTCggacagcagctccagctgcagcatctcGGCTTCCGGCACTCGCCAGCAATCGAATCAGCTGCCTGGAGGCGTGTCTGCTgtccaggaggaggaggagcaggacgaGATCGATGTCAGTTGCTGTGGGACGCCTCTGAAGATGATGTCAGCGGCGGCCAAGCAGCTGATCGACAAGAAGAGCGTGGCCTTCGACGAGTATCATCTGTACGAGATTGAAGAGTACTCGAATCCCTGCACACCCGTGCAGCAATCCACGCGCTACAAATCGGAGCCTAATCTATCAAGTATCCTGCCCCAGGTACCAGGAGAAGAGCTCAGCCATGGCGACGGAGCACTCACTCCCATTGTGGAGGTGTCCAGCTCAATggccgccagctgcagcagccaccacatgGGCAAGCTGATAACCCGCAAATTGATGAAGGGCGTGAGCATGGGCAATCTTAGATTCCCGTTCAGCACGCCGGAAACGACCAAACGACTGGTGCGCAGTGTATCGGCCACCCTGAGGCGGCGTCCCAGTGGCGATGAGGGCAAGCATTGCCCGTCGGCAGCAGATGCTCCACTTCTTGAGGATGTTGATGGTagcgatgatgacgatgatgatgggaatggggaagatgacgatgacgatacACTGTCAGAGTCCAATGGCAGCTCCAATGAGTTGCCTGCCATGACCGTGGGCTACCAGCAGATCCTGCAGAGCAGCGTTTATCGCAACATGGATCTAATAACGAGCACACCAGCTCTCCACATGGGACGCCGTTCAATGTCGCCCATCACCAAATCGACGCAGCGCATGCCCAAGTCCATGCAG GAATCTATTATGACGCCACGCTCCCGCAAGCCCGTAATGCTGCTCAACGCCTTGggcggcaacggcgacaaGCAGCTTAACCTGAGCTTATCCGAGCAGGATGAACATGACTCGTTGGCCGGGACGCCCGTAAAGCAGCGCGAGCCACCCTCTCTTCATAGCGAGGACGCCACATCTCTTGGCGGCTATGCGGAGATATTGAGACATCAGCAGGGCCATGGCCTGCTCAGATCTAGACAGCgcacgtgcagcagcagcaacagcaacgaggaGTCCAAGCCTCCGAACGCTCTGTCCAGTGATTTCAA GGACTATCTGCTTACACGCAGCGTGCTGACTGCCAGCCCGGCGGACTTGTCGTTCGCCAGTCGCTCGGATGATTTCGGTGGAGCCAGCACCACCCAAGATATTGATGACTTTGATGAGGCCGAGCTGAGTCCCAGTTTGCTGTACTGCTTGGATGGCAATGAACCCGCTGCAATGGCCTCTCCCTTGGGCAATGCTAGCGCCACAAATGGGCGCAAACGATCGGCCGGCACACCCCTAAAGTGTCAACTGATTGCAGATGATGCGGAAAACAAGGAGAACATGAATGTTCTGGAGGAGCACGTGCGCACCAAAAAGCTGCTTATTACTTCTCCCGAGGAGTATCCAGGCGAAACAGCTTTGTAG
- the LOC117892636 gene encoding uncharacterized protein LOC117892636 isoform X2: MDVDYANINGTSDRELATRMRSCNYEKYKSLVRMHLSFELELNTDEFDLPCHEIVYEDKGKLKKWNRLSKKNRGPASGCTAAAGSKSAGNSPTETLQQQIDAGFLMHLGELKDFLMLNKNLTQEGLFRKTGAVSRQNELRMHIQHDLPLDLELTGFSAHDCATVFKSFLAELPEPLLTDALYPAHLQIAPLCQSLIGGQMAATAERQQHILNSVQLLLLLLPEEHRELLHHIIEMLHAVAEREAINKMSAENLATLFTPHLICPRQLPPEVLHYTAKNMSSIVSYMIRQGLEIFEVPGKLATDIRVYFLERKRKKTMSPEQTLDESISDVSTVNTMYTSVDRAATAAANNSNNTDTELAQLYAHIQSLPESSKKRRLIKQFNKQNGQGTPLQVVVMNRLKNNEATRSAKSLGDSIKKHIFHKSLMSRTPKRAPPSFNTETPNLSHVKQPKLRVLFQSPTPPTPTSSKGASATAATSIATNPLHQLQKSISSTSLKIETSSSDSSSSCSISASGTRQQSNQLPGGVSAVQEEEEQDEIDVSCCGTPLKMMSAAAKQLIDKKSVAFDEYHLYEIEEYSNPCTPVQQSTRYKSEPNLSSILPQVPGEELSHGDGALTPIVEVSSSMAASCSSHHMGKLITRKLMKGVSMGNLRFPFSTPETTKRLVRSVSATLRRRPSGDEGKHCPSAADAPLLEDVDGSDDDDDDGNGEDDDDDTLSESNGSSNELPAMTVGYQQILQSSVYRNMDLITSTPALHMGRRSMSPITKSTQRMPKSMQESIMTPRSRKPVMLLNALGGNGDKQLNLSLSEQDEHDSLAGTPVKQREPPSLHSEDATSLGGYAEILRHQQGHGLLRSRQRTCSSSNSNEESKPPNALSSDFKDYLLTRSVLTASPADLSFASRSDDFGGASTTQDIDDFDEAELSPSLLYCLDGNEPAAMASPLGNASATNGRKRSAGTPLKCQLIADDAENKENMNVLEEHVRTKKLLITSPEEYPGETAL; the protein is encoded by the exons ATGGACGTGGACTACGCAAACATCAATGGAACCAGCGACCGCGAACTGGCGACACGCATGCGCAGCTGCAATTACGAAAAGTACAAATCTCTGGTGCGCATGCACCTCTCCTTCGAGCTGGAGCTAAACACCGACGA GTTCGACTTGCCGTGCCACGAAATCGTCTACGAAGACAAGGGTAAGCTGAAAAAGTGGAATCGCTTGTCAAAGAAGAATCGCGGTCCTGCCTCAGGTTGCACGGCTGCGGCAGGAAGTAAGTCGGCGGGCAACAGTCCCACGGaaacgctgcagcagcaaatcgatGCAGGATTCCTGATGCATCTGGGGGAGCTAAAAGATTTTCTCATGCTAAACAAGA ATCTCACCCAGGAGGGACTGTTCCGCAAGACAGGAGCCGTCTCTAGGCAGAACGAGCTGAGGATGCACATCCAACACGACCTGCCACTGGATTTGGAGTTGACAGGATTCTCGGCCCACGACTGTGCGACCGTTTTCAAGAGCTTCCTGGCCGAGTTGCCGGAGCCCTTGCTTACTGACGCCCTCTATCCAGCACATTTGCAGATAGCGCCGCTATGCCAGTCACTGATCGGTGGTCAGATGGCGGCTACCGCAGAGCGTCAGCAGCATATCCTCAACTCggtgcagctgctccttctcctgctgcccgAAGAGCATCGCGAGCTGCTGCATCACATTATTGAAATGCTCCATGCGGTGGCCGAACGCGAGGCGATCAACAAGATGTCCGCAGAGAATCTGGCTACCTTGTTTACGCCGCACCTCATCTGCCCCAGGCAACTGCCGCCTGAAGTGCTCCACTACACCGCGAAAAATATGTCCAGCATTGTGTCTTACATGATTCGGCAGGGCCTGGAGATCTTCGAGGTGCCCGGCAAGCTGGCCACCGACATTCGGGTGTACTTTCTTGAGCGCAAACGCAAGAAAACCATGTCACCGGAGCAAACGCTCGACGAATCCATCTCGGACGTCTCGACGGTCAACACGATGTACACTTCTGTAGATCGTGCCGCCACTGCAGcggccaacaacagcaacaacacggACACTGAGCTGGCGCAGCTGTACGCTCACATTCAGAGCCTGCCGGAGTCCTCCAAGAAGCGTCGACTCATCAAGCAGTTCAACAAGCAAAACGGACAAG GCACTCCGCTGCAGGTCGTCGTAATGAATCGTCTGAAGAACAACGAGGCCACTCGCAGTGCCAAGTCTTTGGGGGACTCGATCAAAAAGCACATCTTCCACAAGAGTCTCATGTCGCGTACACCCAAGAGAGCTCCGCCCAGCTTTAACACGGAG ACGCCTAATCTGTCGCATGTGAAGCAGCCGAAACTGCGTGTGCTGTTCCAGAGTCCCACACCACCGACACCCACCTCATCGAAGGGTGCAAGCGCGACCGCCGCCACCTCCATTGCTACTAACCCCTTGCATCAGCTTCAGAAATCCATCTCATCCACATCGCTCAAAATCGAGACCTCGTCCTCggacagcagctccagctgcagcatctcGGCTTCCGGCACTCGCCAGCAATCGAATCAGCTGCCTGGAGGCGTGTCTGCTgtccaggaggaggaggagcaggacgaGATCGATGTCAGTTGCTGTGGGACGCCTCTGAAGATGATGTCAGCGGCGGCCAAGCAGCTGATCGACAAGAAGAGCGTGGCCTTCGACGAGTATCATCTGTACGAGATTGAAGAGTACTCGAATCCCTGCACACCCGTGCAGCAATCCACGCGCTACAAATCGGAGCCTAATCTATCAAGTATCCTGCCCCAGGTACCAGGAGAAGAGCTCAGCCATGGCGACGGAGCACTCACTCCCATTGTGGAGGTGTCCAGCTCAATggccgccagctgcagcagccaccacatgGGCAAGCTGATAACCCGCAAATTGATGAAGGGCGTGAGCATGGGCAATCTTAGATTCCCGTTCAGCACGCCGGAAACGACCAAACGACTGGTGCGCAGTGTATCGGCCACCCTGAGGCGGCGTCCCAGTGGCGATGAGGGCAAGCATTGCCCGTCGGCAGCAGATGCTCCACTTCTTGAGGATGTTGATGGTagcgatgatgacgatgatgatgggaatggggaagatgacgatgacgatacACTGTCAGAGTCCAATGGCAGCTCCAATGAGTTGCCTGCCATGACCGTGGGCTACCAGCAGATCCTGCAGAGCAGCGTTTATCGCAACATGGATCTAATAACGAGCACACCAGCTCTCCACATGGGACGCCGTTCAATGTCGCCCATCACCAAATCGACGCAGCGCATGCCCAAGTCCATGCAG GAATCTATTATGACGCCACGCTCCCGCAAGCCCGTAATGCTGCTCAACGCCTTGggcggcaacggcgacaaGCAGCTTAACCTGAGCTTATCCGAGCAGGATGAACATGACTCGTTGGCCGGGACGCCCGTAAAGCAGCGCGAGCCACCCTCTCTTCATAGCGAGGACGCCACATCTCTTGGCGGCTATGCGGAGATATTGAGACATCAGCAGGGCCATGGCCTGCTCAGATCTAGACAGCgcacgtgcagcagcagcaacagcaacgaggaGTCCAAGCCTCCGAACGCTCTGTCCAGTGATTTCAA GGACTATCTGCTTACACGCAGCGTGCTGACTGCCAGCCCGGCGGACTTGTCGTTCGCCAGTCGCTCGGATGATTTCGGTGGAGCCAGCACCACCCAAGATATTGATGACTTTGATGAGGCCGAGCTGAGTCCCAGTTTGCTGTACTGCTTGGATGGCAATGAACCCGCTGCAATGGCCTCTCCCTTGGGCAATGCTAGCGCCACAAATGGGCGCAAACGATCGGCCGGCACACCCCTAAAGTGTCAACTGATTGCAGATGATGCGGAAAACAAGGAGAACATGAATGTTCTGGAGGAGCACGTGCGCACCAAAAAGCTGCTTATTACTTCTCCCGAGGAGTATCCAGGCGAAACAGCTTTGTAG
- the LOC117892638 gene encoding DNA fragmentation factor subunit alpha gives MPNAMETTSSSGNSSKKPFKVKDVTRNIKKAVCAASLEEIRDKVAEKFGKCDQEAPTIHLDSDGTEIDDEEYFRTLDENTELVAVFPGEHWIDPTHYVTITTPHGNESVTGNGDISPEGGGGGGRVGGGRCDGGGDTTDANNSDSAARIRQLVGQLQNNLCNVSVMNDADLDSLSNMDPNSLVDITGKEFMEQLKDAGRPLCAKRNAEDRLNLLKLLKAGAIFCSERYPEDAEAIDREIGRQLNEAESGQVTATTTSNTRTIEVVQCDNQNTTITITVGEAISTCMATGNGAISSVEAAANEANANANGNAGGDI, from the exons ATGCCCAACGCCATGGAAACAACATCGAGTTCGGGCAACAGCTCGAAAAAGCCGTTCAAA GTCAAGGACGTAACGCGAAACATTAAGAAGGCCGTGTGCGCCGCCAGCCTGGAGGAGATACGGGATAAGGTGGCGGAGAAGTTCGGCAAGTGTGACCAAGAAGCGCCCACCATCCACCTGGACTCGGATGGCACCGAGATCGACGACGAGGAATACTTTCGCACGCTGGACGAGAACACGGAGCTGGTGGCTGTCTTCCCCGGCGAGCATTGGATCGAT CCCACGCACTACGTGACCATAACCACGCCGCATGGCAATGAGAGCGTGACTGGCAATGGCGACATCTCtccagaaggaggaggaggaggtggaagaGTAGGCGGTGGACGGTGTGACGGAGGCGGCGACACCACCGATGCCAACAACTCTGACTCGGCAGCACGCATACGGCAGCTGGTCGGACAACTACAGAACAATCTGTGCAACGTGTCCGTGATGAACGATGCGGACCTGGACTCGCTATCCAACATGGATCCCAACTCATTGGTGGACATCACAGGCAAAGAGTTTATGGAGCAGCTAAAAGATGCGGGCAG GCCGCTGTGTGCCAAGCGCAATGCTGAGGATCGTCTCAATTTGCTGAAGCTGCTCAAGGCCGGAGCCATCTTTTGCTCGGAACGCTATCCGGAGGATGCCGAGGCCATTGATCGCGAGATCGGGCGGCAGCTGAACGAGGCGGAGAGCGGACAGGTGACGGCCACAACGACCAGCAACACGCGCACCATTGAGGTGGTGCAGTGCGACAATCAAAACACGACGATAACTATAACCGTGGGCGAGGCCATCAGCACCTGCATGGCCACTGGCAACGGTGCAATCTCCtcggtggaggcggcggccaatgaggccaatgccaatgcgaaCGGGAATGCCGGCGGCGACATCTGA
- the LOC117892639 gene encoding LOW QUALITY PROTEIN: uncharacterized protein LOC117892639 (The sequence of the model RefSeq protein was modified relative to this genomic sequence to represent the inferred CDS: inserted 2 bases in 1 codon), with protein sequence MNATTDGKSAAGMADAEATGTETTNVPEALAGARPDAGSAPPSRQRTLTRTEELDADGDDIDVDAEADDAADSITLDLALSPXSSTPTPPPTMSEEDFAQLDNSKPFKIKDITRNIRKAVVATTLAEMRLKVAEKFQRAEPAIHLDCDGTEVDDEEYFSTLEPNAELIAVFPGEQWRDPSDYNANLRRPSLDAQRLRKLVSKLQQNFVNDDYLDKLSNMDPNSLVDITGREPKDNEYCAQSEAARRSTELSC encoded by the exons ATGAATGCAACAACAGACGGAAAAAGTGCCGCAGGAAtggcagatgcagaggcaacaggaacagaaacTACTAACGTACCTGAAGCACTTGCAGGAGCTAGACCTGATGCTGGATCTGCCCCACCATCCAGACAGCGGACATTGACTCGCACCGAAGAACTGGACGCGGATGGCGATGACATTGACGTGGATGCCGAGGCGGATGATGCCGCGGACAGTATCACACTAGATCTGGCCCTCTCCCC CAGTAGCACGCCCACACCGCCGCCCACCATGTCCGAGGAGGATTTCGCCCAACTGGACAACAGCAAGCCCTTTAAG ATCAAGGACATCACACGCAACATACGCAAAGCTGTGGTGGCCACCACACTCGCAGAGATGCGCCTCAAGGTGGCAGAAAAGTTCCAGCGCGCTGAACCGGCGATACATTTGGACTGCGATGGCACCGAAGTGGATGACGAGGAGTACTTCAGCACCTTGGAGCCGAATGCCGAGCTGATTGCAGTCTTTCCGGGCGAACAGTGGCGAGAT CCGAGCGACTACAATGCGAATTTGCGGCGACCCTCGCTGGATGCCCAGCGCCTCAGGAAATTGGTGagcaagctgcagcagaactTCGTCAATGACGACTATTTGGACAAGCTCTCCAACATGGATCCCAACTCGCTGGTGGACATCACGGGCAGGGAGCCAAAGGACAACGAATACTGTGCGCAGAGCGAGGCGGCTCGACGATCCACGGAGCTGTCCTGCTAG
- the LOC117891309 gene encoding D-beta-hydroxybutyrate dehydrogenase, mitochondrial, whose amino-acid sequence MQVFDNNMRRASRRASLRRGSISALPQKSAEIPWDIFERLSMPFLFCQAAAIVSSHLLHALNISSISTFAVFVWFALATVGAVLFYHFVKVSASGKGVLITGCEAPLAWYLAKKLDDLGFTIYAGFNTPIEESDEAGILKEETSGRMKLLHLDVTSEKTLLEAARFVSQHLPHGAQGLWAVVHCAHWIALGELEWIPFAVLRKSLDLNLLGAARLTQIFLPLVRRAHGRVVFLTSGLNRVPSPVRGIQCATQAAVDCFAACLRQEMRTRGVDVSVVAAGEFAPGNGWLNETELRDQAKQMWNQLSSEQKKTYGEDYYEAAMTSVEKYSRQAADIQPTLRVLIDAVTRTFPMARYTPVTATEKLQIFLAEHLAPSLYESVYGEQKKFIV is encoded by the exons ATGCAGGTTTTCGATAACAATATG CGCCGTGCCTCGCGTCGTGCCTCATTGCGTCGTGGATCGATCTCGGCACTGCCCCAGAAATCGGCAGAGATACCCTGGGACATATTCGAGCGGCTGTCTATGCCGTTCCTCTTCTGCCAGGCGGCGGCCATCGTCAGCTCCCATCTGCTGCATGCCCTCAACATATCCAGCATCTCCACCTTCGCCGTCTTCGTGTGGTTCGCCCTGGCCACAGTGGGCGCCGTGCTCTTCTACCACTTCGTCAAG GTGTCGGCTTCGGGCAAGGGCGTCCTAATCACCGGCTGCGAGGCGCCGTTGGCCTGGTACCTGGCCAAGAAACTCGACGATCTGGGCTTCACCATCTACGCTGGCTTCAACACGCCCATCGAGGAGTCGGACGAGGCTGGCATTCTCAAGGAGGAGACCTCCGGCCGCATGAAGCTGCTGCACTTGGATGTTACGTCGGAGAAGACC CTTTTGGAGGCTGCCCGCTTTGTGTCCCAGCACTTGCCGCACGGCGCCCAAGGACTGTGGGCTGTGGTGCATTGCGCCCACTGGATTGCATTGGGAGAACTTGAGTGGATTCCATTCGCTGTGCTGCGCAAAAGCTTGGATCTCAATCTACTCG GCGCCGCTCGCCTCACCCAAATCTTTCTGCCGCTGGTCCGTCGCGCCCATGGGCGCGTGGTCTTCCTCACCTCTGGCCTGAACCGCGTACCCTCGCCGGTGCGTGGCATCCAGTGTGCCACCCAGGCTGCCGTCGATTGctttgccgcctgcctgcgCCAGGAGATGCGCACCCGAGGAGTGGATGTGTCCGTGGTGGCGGCAGGAGAGTTTGCTCCCGGCAACGGCTGGCTAAACGAAACGGAGCTCCGTGACCAG GCCAAGCAAATGTGGAACCAGCTATCGTCGGAGCAGAAGAAGACCTACGGCGAGGATTACTACGAGGCGGCCATGACGTCGGTGGAGAAGTACTCCCGCCAG GCCGCTGATATCCAGCCCACGCTGCGTGTCCTCATCGATGCTGTGACCAGGACCTTCCCCATGGCCCGCTACACGCCCGTGACGGCCACCGAAAAGTTGCAGATCTTCCTGGCCGAGCATCTCGCCCCCTCCCTGTACGAGTCGGTCTACGGCGAGCAGAAGAAATTTATCGTCTGA